One window of the Desulfobaccales bacterium genome contains the following:
- a CDS encoding glycosyltransferase family 39 protein, with translation MAVGYGFCLTRLPLIRAEALYALIPREMLASHDWLTPTLQGLPYLDKPPLLYWLNALIFGSLGIGEATCHLVNLPLALLTVWLTWRLGRELIPERAALVGAGVLAASLGFFILHLQLLPDHLITLWLLSALWCWHRGLAAPTRLTELGFFVCLTGGFFSKGLIGLVFPLTIVALTSLAAGRREGLRVLGSFPGWLLAVLPVAGWLLLLEHRHPGFIWHFLINEQVRRFLGAREPLDVQGFSLPAFWLLTLLWLMPWTPLLPAAAAQAWRAAVGTGPHRLGGSLLLWPAVILGFYSFSSCRVEYYPLPALPALALLVGWRLDLSLALPRDRLLTAALLFLAGLAFLAGLALPSLETLLTANRREFAGLTNALAPLLPWGTLPLAMVALTGAWAGRRRPRVALASLAGVGLGLLTAGFLSVTALSPFLSDRLPGEWLRQHARPEDLVVLDTVEEYEYAASLAWYAGFRVHLVVREGLPRFPRPVPPEENYLLSPEDLERLWDSPRRVWVLVETGVPPRKPWQDSEAVATFPGRHLHVNRASGDGCRGEGKGLSSRQFSTAWPTPGETAGGLPGAARPGQPTSQ, from the coding sequence GTGGCTGTGGGCTACGGCTTCTGCCTCACCCGGCTGCCCCTGATCCGGGCCGAGGCCCTGTATGCCCTCATTCCCCGGGAGATGTTGGCCTCCCATGACTGGCTCACCCCCACCCTGCAGGGCCTGCCTTATCTGGACAAACCGCCGCTGCTTTACTGGCTGAACGCCCTGATCTTCGGAAGCCTGGGAATCGGCGAGGCCACCTGCCACCTCGTGAATCTTCCTCTCGCTCTCCTGACTGTCTGGCTCACCTGGCGCCTGGGGCGGGAGCTTATCCCGGAGCGGGCGGCGCTTGTGGGGGCCGGGGTGCTGGCCGCCAGCCTGGGTTTTTTTATCCTGCACCTGCAACTCCTCCCCGACCACCTCATCACTCTGTGGCTGCTTTCGGCGCTGTGGTGCTGGCACCGCGGGCTTGCCGCCCCTACCCGGCTTACGGAGTTGGGATTTTTTGTCTGCCTGACGGGGGGCTTTTTCAGCAAAGGGCTCATCGGCTTGGTCTTTCCCCTGACCATTGTGGCTCTCACTTCCCTGGCCGCCGGCCGCCGGGAAGGCCTCAGGGTGCTCGGCTCTTTCCCCGGCTGGCTGCTGGCCGTTCTGCCCGTGGCCGGCTGGCTGCTGCTCCTGGAGCACCGCCATCCGGGCTTTATCTGGCACTTTCTCATCAACGAGCAGGTGCGGCGTTTTCTGGGGGCCCGGGAACCCCTGGATGTCCAGGGCTTTTCGCTCCCGGCGTTCTGGCTCCTCACCCTGTTGTGGCTGATGCCCTGGACGCCTCTTCTCCCCGCCGCGGCGGCCCAGGCCTGGCGGGCGGCTGTAGGCACCGGTCCCCACCGGCTGGGGGGTTCCCTCCTCCTCTGGCCGGCGGTGATCCTCGGGTTTTATTCTTTCTCCAGCTGCCGGGTGGAATACTATCCCCTGCCGGCCCTTCCGGCTCTGGCGCTTTTGGTGGGCTGGCGCCTGGACCTGAGCCTGGCCCTCCCCCGGGACCGCCTTCTCACCGCCGCCCTGCTCTTCCTGGCCGGGCTGGCTTTTTTGGCCGGGCTGGCGTTGCCCTCCCTGGAGACGCTGCTGACGGCCAACCGCCGGGAATTTGCCGGCCTCACCAATGCACTGGCGCCGCTTCTGCCCTGGGGCACGCTGCCATTGGCCATGGTGGCTTTGACCGGGGCCTGGGCGGGGCGCCGCCGGCCCCGGGTGGCCCTGGCCTCCCTGGCAGGGGTGGGGCTGGGGCTGCTGACGGCCGGTTTCCTCTCCGTCACCGCCCTCTCCCCTTTCCTGAGCGATCGTCTCCCGGGGGAATGGCTGAGACAGCACGCCCGGCCCGAAGATCTGGTGGTTCTGGACACGGTGGAGGAATATGAGTATGCCGCCTCCCTGGCCTGGTACGCCGGTTTCCGGGTCCACCTGGTGGTGCGGGAGGGGTTGCCCCGCTTTCCCCGGCCGGTGCCGCCGGAAGAGAACTACCTTCTCTCCCCGGAGGACCTGGAAAGGCTGTGGGACAGCCCCCGACGGGTCTGGGTCCTGGTGGAGACCGGGGTGCCCCCCCGAAAGCCCTGGCAGGACTCAGAGGCGGTCGCCACTTTCCCCGGGCGCCACCTCCATGTCAACCGGGCTTCCGGAGATGGTTGCCGGGGGGAGGGAAAAGGTCTATCATCTAGGCAATTCTCCACAGCCTGGCCGACACCGGGAGAAACCGCCGGCGGCTTGCCCGGAGCAGCGAGGCCGGGGCAGCCGACGTCACAATGA
- a CDS encoding rhomboid family intramembrane serine protease, with protein sequence MIPLRDNIPSRHPPLITYLLIGANILIFFFQLSLGQGELERLIFTYGFIPGRFVAHLGEVPLTALFTPVFTSMFLHGGWLHLIGNVWTLFIFGDNVEDTLGHGLYFLFYLASGVVAAFAQMAAGPFSPVPMIGASGAIGGVMGAYFALFPQARILTLVPVFLFLIIEVPAYIFLGVWFVMQFFMGTVAFMGPGVKGGVAFWAHVGGFAAGYGLIRLLVRTPSFRYAARRGW encoded by the coding sequence ATGATCCCCCTGCGCGACAACATCCCCTCCCGCCACCCGCCCCTCATCACCTATCTCCTCATCGGGGCCAATATCCTGATATTTTTCTTTCAGCTCAGCCTGGGGCAGGGAGAGCTGGAGCGGCTCATCTTTACCTACGGCTTCATTCCGGGGCGCTTTGTGGCCCACCTGGGCGAGGTGCCCCTCACCGCGCTTTTCACCCCGGTATTCACTTCCATGTTCCTGCACGGCGGCTGGCTCCACCTCATCGGCAATGTCTGGACCCTGTTCATCTTCGGGGACAATGTGGAGGACACCCTGGGGCATGGCCTTTACTTCCTTTTTTACCTGGCCAGCGGGGTGGTGGCGGCCTTTGCCCAGATGGCGGCCGGCCCTTTTTCGCCGGTGCCCATGATCGGGGCCAGCGGCGCCATCGGCGGGGTGATGGGCGCCTATTTCGCCCTCTTCCCCCAGGCCCGCATCCTCACCCTGGTGCCCGTCTTCTTGTTTCTGATCATTGAGGTGCCGGCCTACATCTTTCTCGGGGTCTGGTTTGTGATGCAGTTCTTTATGGGCACGGTGGCCTTTATGGGGCCCGGGGTCAAAGGGGGCGTGGCCTTCTGGGCGCATGTGGGGGGTTTTGCCGCCGGCTATGGCCTCATCCGTCTGCTGGTCCGAACGCCTTCCTTTAGGTATGCGGCCCGGCGCGGCTGGTGA
- a CDS encoding tetratricopeptide repeat protein codes for MKWYLPGSAFLALWLAWVPLAALAREAQPSLSEVKLQQGEAALKEQRFAEARRHFRKALEAEPDSATAYHGLGLALAGLKDYREAAQAFQQAARLSPTWGQAFLSLGLAHYKLGEWRAAQEAWEKALSLEPQNHEALYYLGLVHGRQGRHGEAREAFERALAVQPEFAPAQKNLGLALLKLKRFPEAAEAFRKAVRLNPKDAEARLGLWAAYVRTGEKDKAEREFQTLKLLDPELAQKWREAVPE; via the coding sequence GTGAAGTGGTATCTACCAGGTAGCGCCTTTCTGGCATTATGGCTGGCTTGGGTCCCTCTGGCGGCTTTGGCCCGGGAGGCCCAGCCCAGCCTCAGTGAAGTGAAGCTGCAGCAGGGCGAAGCGGCCCTGAAGGAGCAGCGCTTTGCGGAGGCCCGCCGGCATTTCCGCAAAGCCCTGGAGGCGGAGCCCGACTCGGCCACCGCCTATCATGGCCTGGGCCTGGCCCTGGCGGGGCTGAAGGACTACCGGGAGGCAGCCCAGGCCTTTCAGCAGGCGGCGCGGCTGTCGCCCACCTGGGGGCAGGCCTTTCTCTCTCTGGGCCTGGCCCACTACAAACTGGGGGAATGGCGGGCCGCCCAGGAGGCATGGGAAAAGGCCCTCTCTTTGGAGCCACAGAACCATGAGGCCCTCTATTACCTGGGCCTGGTGCACGGCCGGCAGGGGCGCCACGGCGAGGCCCGGGAGGCCTTTGAGCGGGCCCTGGCGGTGCAGCCAGAGTTCGCCCCGGCGCAAAAGAACCTGGGGCTGGCCCTTCTGAAGCTGAAGCGCTTCCCGGAGGCCGCCGAGGCCTTCCGGAAGGCGGTGCGCCTCAACCCCAAGGACGCGGAAGCCCGCCTGGGACTGTGGGCCGCGTATGTGCGCACCGGGGAAAAGGACAAGGCTGAGCGGGAATTCCAGACCCTGAAGCTCCTGGACCCCGAGCTGGCCCAAAAGTGGCGGGAGGCGGTGCCGGAGTGA